A stretch of Sphingorhabdus sp. YGSMI21 DNA encodes these proteins:
- a CDS encoding VOC family protein, giving the protein MSTYNVEGIEFPRPFRIRRLGHFGFNLNSIDDGIDFYGRLLGFDMTDMVELKKLAPPDVSTDFMVDDRVPFMTFNTDHHAMIIAHPSVGPIIGDPESHPEITMSHFTWQVGSLEEVVEAQKYLAGKTRIHRTGRDMPGSNWHCYFSTPEGQTCELYYGMEQVGINGRSKPLPYYDRRFDGEFPMPQISDFTERDAKIAQGVSMEDGFQRTEFGDDRRYDVGGVMLRRPFKITALGPVAVFVENMADSIAFYTDALGFKVTETVSYQGHDFVFLRHGNEHHSLKLYPLEARAMLGLSEHSRTASMGMRVGSYKQLRNAVEWLKAEGVSFIEQPPELNPGIDYTAFGLDPDGHAIQLYYYMEQVDWDGKRRPAEHRRKLKTPWPETLDALEDTYADQTFMGPLG; this is encoded by the coding sequence ATGAGCACCTATAACGTCGAGGGCATAGAATTTCCCCGACCATTCCGGATACGCAGGCTGGGGCATTTTGGCTTCAATCTAAATTCGATTGATGACGGCATTGATTTCTACGGCCGGCTTCTCGGTTTCGATATGACCGACATGGTCGAATTGAAAAAGCTGGCGCCGCCCGATGTATCTACCGACTTCATGGTTGATGACAGGGTGCCGTTCATGACCTTCAATACCGATCATCACGCAATGATCATCGCCCATCCTTCGGTCGGCCCGATCATCGGTGACCCGGAAAGCCATCCCGAGATCACCATGTCCCACTTCACCTGGCAAGTCGGTTCTCTCGAGGAAGTGGTTGAAGCGCAGAAATATCTGGCAGGCAAGACCCGCATCCACCGGACCGGTCGCGATATGCCGGGCAGCAACTGGCACTGTTATTTCAGCACGCCTGAAGGGCAGACCTGCGAACTCTATTACGGCATGGAACAGGTCGGCATCAACGGCCGCAGCAAACCCCTGCCCTATTACGACCGGCGCTTCGACGGCGAATTTCCGATGCCGCAAATCTCTGACTTCACCGAGCGCGACGCAAAGATCGCGCAGGGCGTGTCGATGGAAGACGGGTTCCAGCGCACCGAGTTCGGCGACGATCGCCGCTATGATGTCGGCGGCGTAATGCTCCGGCGGCCCTTCAAGATAACCGCATTGGGTCCGGTCGCCGTCTTCGTAGAGAATATGGCGGATTCGATTGCCTTCTACACAGACGCGCTCGGTTTCAAGGTGACCGAAACGGTTTCCTATCAAGGCCATGACTTTGTCTTTTTGCGGCATGGCAACGAACATCACAGCCTGAAACTCTATCCGCTTGAGGCACGCGCGATGCTGGGCCTGTCCGAACATTCCCGGACGGCCAGCATGGGCATGCGAGTGGGCAGCTACAAACAGCTTAGAAATGCGGTCGAATGGCTGAAGGCGGAAGGCGTGTCTTTCATCGAGCAGCCGCCGGAACTCAACCCGGGCATTGATTACACCGCCTTCGGCCTGGACCCGGATGGTCACGCGATTCAGCTCTATTATTATATGGAGCAGGTGGACTGGGACGGAAAACGTCGCCCGGCTGAGCATCGCCGGAAGCTGAAAACGCCGTGGCCCGAAACCCTCGATGCACTGGAGGACACCTATGCCGATCAGACCTTCATGGGTCCGTTAGGATAA
- a CDS encoding malonic semialdehyde reductase, whose amino-acid sequence MTNTKAISDEALNQLFLDARSQNGYRDVPVSDDILERLYNVLRTGPTSMNCLPGRFIFVRTTDQKNKMAECAAPPNQDKIRNAPVVVVIGMDMDFVETLPRLFPHADMRGFYSGNDKLVEETAFRNSSLQGAYLIMAARALGLDCGPMSGFNPQAMDALFWSGTNVQTNFICSLGYGDPSKVFPRLPRHEFDDVCKLV is encoded by the coding sequence ATGACCAATACCAAAGCAATTTCCGACGAAGCCCTGAACCAGCTTTTCCTCGATGCCCGCAGTCAGAACGGATATCGTGACGTACCCGTCTCCGATGACATTCTCGAGCGCCTGTACAATGTGCTCCGGACGGGGCCGACATCGATGAACTGCCTGCCCGGACGTTTCATTTTCGTGCGCACGACGGACCAGAAGAACAAAATGGCGGAATGCGCCGCTCCGCCCAATCAGGACAAGATCCGCAACGCGCCCGTGGTGGTGGTAATCGGCATGGATATGGATTTCGTAGAGACCCTGCCGCGCCTGTTCCCGCACGCTGACATGCGGGGCTTCTACAGCGGCAACGACAAGCTGGTTGAAGAAACCGCGTTTCGCAATTCGAGCCTGCAGGGCGCTTATCTCATCATGGCGGCCCGCGCACTCGGTCTCGATTGCGGGCCGATGAGCGGTTTCAATCCGCAGGCCATGGACGCGCTGTTCTGGTCCGGCACAAATGTGCAGACTAATTTTATCTGTTCGCTGGGATATGGCGACCCGTCAAAAGTCTTCCCTCGCCTGCCACGCCACGAATTTGACGACGTCTGCAAGCTGGTCTGA